In the genome of Saccharomyces paradoxus chromosome VI, complete sequence, the window aaattctgaaaatgGGTCAAGACGGCAACGAAGTAGCTGATGAGTTTACCATCTCTATTTCACAAGAATTTGCCAATTGTATTATCCAATCGAAGATCActgatgataatgaaattGGTTTTAAAATCTTCTATGACCTGCTGACACATAAGAAACAGATTTTTCACGAAttgaaaagacaaaacTCGAAAAATTGAGATTATCCGATATAGACTTGTATAtaattttatataaaatgaaatttgTACATTATTTTCTTACACTATAGTCGGCTGTTTTaagtctttttttattggagATGCAAATTCTTACATTATAGCCATGgataatatacaaaaagCAAGAAGGAACtgtaagaaaaacaaaaattaacAACGAATTTACAGATCTGCAATTAGCCATTTCAAGTGAGCGTGATAACTAGAGCAGCATAGTACTGGAATAAAATGCTCAAGCGCATTGTTGGATTGCCTACAAGGCGTTGCTTCCACAGAACGTCCTTTTTGCTGGGTGGTGGTGACTTTGAAACCGTCCATATTCCCAATACAAATCATTTTAAAGATTTACTTATAGAGAACGGTAAATTTCAAGAGGATCAGGCAACAACGATAGTAGAGATAATGACAGACGCTATTAGAGGCGGTGTGAATCATGTGTCACAGGATCTGgcaaagagagaaaaattgaCGCAACTTAGCTATCAACAGCGTGTTGATTTTGCGAAATTAAGAGATCAGCTATTGAGTGCTGACAGAAGTGAATTTCATAATATTCAGAACGAATACGAGAGTGTGAAAAACGATTTGGAGAAGTTGAGAAACAAACTAAGGGAAGAAATTACCAAAACCAACGCAGGTTTCAAACTGGATTTGTCCTTAGAAAAAGGTAGAATTAGGGAAGAAAGTAGTCATCACGATTtgcaaataaaagaaattgacaCGAAAATCGAGCAAGAAGTGACAAATATGAAGATGCAGATTGATTCTGTAAAGACTCAGGTCATGCAATGGCTGATAGGTGTCTGTACAGGTACGTTTGCACTTGTATTAGCATACATGAGATTATTAACATAGCAGCACAAGTGGGGGAAAAGGACTAAACTTGATACTTGAAAATGGCATTTACGTTTTGTATAACACATATTAGTAAAAGTACACATTCAATAACGTAGTAAGAGTATGTTtgtttatataaaaaaggaTAGAAAAGAAGCGCCTAACAAATAATTTAAAGGCATAATCATATAGCACTCTAAAGAAGACATTATAAGCTGAATAGTTCAGTTAAAATTTTGACAGTGTCATTTGGAGATTGCACTGAATGTCCGATTGTTCTTTCGTCAACAAAAATTTCGTAATCGTTACCGCCAACCATGGTCTTGTCACCGAAGAAATGAATCTCTTTGAAACCGTCTTTTTCGACGTGTTGCAAACAGTAGGTCTTATCCCAACCAGCGGGGAAAACATCGAAGGAGATTTGACCACCAATGGAGAAAGTTAAACCGTAGTCTGgaaattcctttttcaaagcttCAACAAACTTAGCTCTGACTTGGTGTTCTTTGTCGTAcctttcaaattcatttctttcttcagTAGAAGCGTTTCTACCGATTGGAGAAACATTGATCATACCATTTCTAAATTCCAAGAAAGTACCCCTTCTCTTTGGCAAATCAATTTCGGATAGAtatctcaaaatgaaaacggCCAActtattgtatttttcttcaccgAGCCAGTTGATGAAGGATTGAGAAGCTAATTCCTTACCCAATCTGTAGGCAGTCAAACcattttcagaaaatgAATAGTCAAACTCATCTAAGACGTTTGGGCCTAATTGTTCTAACTGCTTGCTCAAGTCAGAACCACCGACAAAACCAATACAACACttgtttctcaatttgGCCAAAGTTTTTCTAACTTCTTCAGAAACAGTCAATCTGGCTGGGGTCAAGGTACCATCAACATCGAACAGAACCAAAGTTTCTGGCTTTTCCTTGTAAGCGAATTCAGCGATACTCATTATTGGTGATTATACTAGTAGATGGGTAAAATGGGGAAGAAGTAGAAAGGAAATCGTCGATTTAGTTTTCGTCAAAGAACTTGTACTTTGCCAATGAGAAATACACAATAAAAACTGAGAAGAATAAGTGAAAAGAACACGTAAAAAACGGCACTTATtaatatatttcaaatttttttttcatcaacgACAAAAAGATTGAATTTTATCAACTTTTCGTGTTTCATGACGAGTATACCGATAAACGCCAAAAGTGtatttcattatttattctGGCCAAAATCAACGTGGCCCGTAGATTCAGCGTGCCTAGCAACTTCTCTTTCGCCCACAAAAGTCATTTGGCAAGTGTTACATTTAATCTGGGCCTTATGAGTGTTAAAGGAATAGCCAGTTTGCTTCAAATTTGAGGCTAGTTGTAAAGCTGCTGTTAAAACATCATCTGATTCCGGCTGGTTCTTCTTGTCAAAAACAGTCTTGAATTCGTTCATAGTCAAGGAGTCGTAGTGGATCCCGTTGAACAGGATCAAAATGTAACTGTCGAACTTGTCCTCGTTGAACTTCTCAATTTTAACAGCATCGATGTCTACTACATAAATAGCTACCGAGAGTGCATCGGATATGATACCGATCTCTATGGCTCCACCCCAGGATTCCATTCTCAATATCCATTGCGCGTATTCTTTGTTAGGTTTGTCCAATATGGCGtcattgaatttgatggGGTTACTTAGGACCTCCTTAGAGACCATCTCTCTAAGGTCACGGACGTTATCTTGTTTGAAAATACCGTAGGCAATAGCATGAAATAGACATGAATTATCGTCAGGAACAGGATGAACTGATAGGACGTCTTCTCCACTGCCACCAATGGACATTTCCGTGCTCTTTAGCACTCTCTTTGGTTTGGGTTGTGGCGGTGGCAAACTGAAGCTTTCGTCACTGTCAGAGGGTTCTATTGTAATCTTCTCACCAGAGTTAATACCCAGCTCGTCCAGCTGGGTTTGTATCAAGGAAGTGTCTTCCTCTTGCAAATTGATCCTTTGGGGAGGGTATCCAAACCTCAGCGTCTTAACATCTATATCAATATGATCAATGAGATCATTGAGTGTTGCATCCTGCTTCAAAGTAACGATCTGATTGATTCCTGGTCCGGTGACTTTCAGTTTCATCTTGAGAACTTCTTGTGTTGATTCTATTCCTCAAAGTTGTcttcctttaaaaaaaaagttgctATTTGCCACTGAAAATCGCTTATTTCGCCCTTTGTTAGTAGTTACTACCATTGCCCTATATAAATGATATATACGAGTATGTAGAAAATACAGATCACAGCTTCAGTTCCACCAGTTGCAGCTTCACCAGTTGATGTAATGAAACCGCAATTGAGCGTATATAAAACAGATTTAACAATAGTAAAAGAATCACAATTAAGTATAAGAATAACCAGGTTTCTGTGGTGACCTTGAGACCTTGAGGCTCTGTAATAGCAGGATTTGTAGCAAAGACTTCTCTTGGTTGTTCAAGgtcaattttctttgatttctcTTCCACTTCTTCACTTTCTTGcttctcttcctctttgCTGACAGTAATTTGGCATTCTTCGACATTGCTGTTAACAAACTCGGAGAGAATCCGTTCCATTAATTGCGCAGCTTCCAATTGGCCATTCTTGCAACCATTTTCAACCATACCTTTGATCCAACTGGAGCCAGTCCATTCCACCCAGAAGGATACTCGCAACAGACACGTTATTTCGTCGTTCCAGCGGATGAGGTACCTTGTCTTAGTCGAGAAACTGCCACCACTGGGCACGTTCGGGGTGCGTATACTACTGATGACTTCGTAGTAAGTATCGGgatcttttctctttacTACCTCAGCAACATAACAAGTCGTGGACTTGGGTCCCGCAGGAAAGTGCAACGCCTTTTCGTATGAATACTCTCGCTTCAAAGTCATGGAAGATTTGTCAACGCTCGTGAAATTTGGAATAGCGGTGATTTGTGAACCTTCTTGGCCTCGTAAAAAATCCAGAAGGAATTCGTTTTGTTCTGAGTTGAACATGATCTCAAAAAGTATACCAGGTGCACAATTGAATGGTAATTCTTTGAGCACAAATTCGTTGTTGGCCATGGGTTCAGCTGGGAAGCTTGTTGAATGATGGTATAGTGGACCATCATACTGGTACGATGAATCGCCACACAGTTTATAcgctttctctttttctttatctagCGAGGAACTCTTACTTTTAGGGGTGGTCTCATTGGTATAGATATTTTCATCGTCATTGTCATTAGTGTCATAATCATTAGAttctttatcattattttcctcATCGATGGAGTTTATTGcatcatcaatttctttaccATTTCCTGGCTTCTCTCTTGAAGTGTTGAGGTTTTCACTAGCCATGTCCTTCTGCAACAAAGTTCTTGACCATACTTCCTTCATCAATCCAAATGCAGCGTCTCTGGATATAAATCCATTAAACAGAGTTTTGCCCATCTTTGTTTCAATAGATATTGCGCTGGGGAATAACCCAGCAGCGGAAGTTTTTTCCATAAACGTGATATCTTCGAAGGCAATCAGCACTTTAGCAATCCAGCCAAGAACATTAGAGTTGAAACAGAGATGTGTTTCCGTAATATATAGTTTCCCCTGGTAAAGTAACTCTCTATTGAGGCCACAATTAAAATCATCTAGTAGTCTATCATCTTTAGGAACGGACTTGAATGTCTCATGGAAGTCTCTGTTCCTTTGCTCAGACGCATAGTGATAAGGTGTGTCCATGTAACGCTCTTCCACAAAGCGCCTATGATCGTAACTGTCTTCTTTCACTTGGGAAGGAGTGAGTCTCGTCTTGACTTCCTCAGGCTTTTCCACTTGTTGTAGGGGAGAGCCTATTTCAGCAATTGTGGCATTACTGATTCGGCGGCTTGATCTTCTTTTGGACCCCATGGAGGGCTCCCTCCTATGTGATATGATGTTCGGTTGCGAAACTGGAGAAGTTGGCGTAGTTGATCTAGAAACTGGGGATTGTACGTTTGACTTAAACGAAGAGATCATCCCACTAAAGAACGAGGACGTCGAAGAAGTCCTTGATTGATCATGTTTAATCTCAGTAGAACGTTCATCAGCGGCATTTGGGTTCGTAATCACTACTAAATTTTTGTGTGCGTCATTGCTCTCTGTATTTAGGGGCACATCTTGCAACGACTCAACTTCAGCATCACCTGTACTGTCATTGTTACTTGCATGCTCAAAGGGAGGACCCAATTGTTTCACAGAATCAGTAGTATCCTCATTATCGGATACGGGCTCCCAGTTATCTACATCCGACATCACTACTAATCTTTCTGCGTAGTTGCCTTCTTCACCCTTCTTTCTGATAGCGGAATGATTGAGTATTTTATTATAATTGTCAAGATGcattatgaaaaaaggcAAGAGCAAGAAGTCCCCCCTGCTCAGCGATACGCGATCTCCTTGATCTCAAACATAAAGCAAGCATTTCATCATGAGTAATATGGAGGATTAGGATAGCTGATCCCAAGACCTGACTCCAGTCAACAAAAATGCAGAAATCTATCAGACTTATAGAGCCGAAGAAGATAGAAATTCAACAAGTTCCCAGGCCCAAGGTCACGACGCCATATCAGGTTAAAGTGCAAGTGAAGGCCACTGGGATCTGCGGATCAGACATTCACTACTACACAGATGGCCAGGTCGGTGGAAACCGACTTGAGAAGCCCATGACTTTGGGCCACGAATCCAGCGGTGTTGTTATCGAGGTTGGTAATAAAGTGTCTCCAAACTACTGTAAAGTGGGTGATGCAGTAAGCATAGAGCCCTCGTATCCTAATAGGTATACGAAAGAGTTTCGGTCGGGCCACTATAATTTGGAGCCCAATATGCCATTTGCTGCGTCACCGCCCTGTGACGGGACCCTTTGCGAAGAGTTTGTAGTTGACATGGACTACGTTTACAGATTACCACCACATGTGAAATTTGAGCAAGGTGCTTTGATTGAGCCATTATCCGTCGCTGTTCATGCGGTAAGGTTGTCCCAGGTGAAGTGTGGGGACCGCGCCGTAGTTATAGGTGTTGGAACTATTGGTCTACTGGTGGGTGCGGTGCTTAGAGAGTTCGGTGTCAACAAGTTGGTGTTCATGAGCACACACGACTCCAAGAAAGAGCAAAGTGAGCAGTTTGGTGGTACCGGGTTTATCAACTCTACGAAGGATAGTTATGACCAGGAGAAGGAAGGGCTGGTGGATGTTGTATTCGAATGCTCAGGTGCTCAAAAGAGTGTTGAGAATGCACTGAAATGTGTCAAGAACGGCGGAACTGTTATGCAGATTGGTATGCATCCCtcaaatgaaaatgtaGGCATTCCTCTTAACGAGATTTCCTCTAGAGAGATTACGTATAAAGGGTCTTTTAGGTATTACGAAGGTGACTACTCACTAGCCATTGATTTAATGTCCAGAGGTTGTATCGATGTCGATGAGTTGATTACTGATAGGTTCCCCTTTGAGAAAGCAGCCGATGCGTTCGCATTTGCAGTAGAGAACTCTGCTAAGGTAGGTAAGGTCATTATAGAACATTAAATTATATCTATATATCTTTATTTCCcttcttttattgtttgTGGCTTGTATATTCAGTTTGCACCCTGTTTCGCCATAAACTCTTATAAttcatatatttttatataagaTCACAGAAAATACGAAGAAGTAAAAAAGGTAAGTTCCGagtgaaagaagaaagaaccAAACGGAAGAGGACAAGAAACGATGTTGTTGTACTCGTTCGTGTGGTCTGTACTGACCGCCAGTATTGCTGTGGCGAAAACACACAAGTTAAACTATACCGCTTCTTGGGTAAAAGCCAATCCTGATGGCCTGCATGAAAAGAGGATGATTGGTTTCAACGGCGAATGGCCACTTCCAGATATCcatgttgaaaaaggagATCGTGTTGAACTTTATTTGACTAACGGCTTTCAAGATGACACCGCTACTTCTTTACATTTTCATGGTCTTTTCCAGAACACCAGTTTGGGGAACCAGCTTCAAATGGATGGTCCTTCTATGGTGACACAATGTCCCATCGTTCCTGGGCAGACATATCTATACAACTTCACCGTTCCGGAGCAGGTGGGGACGTTCTGGTATCATGCACATATGGGTGCCCAGTACGGTGACGGTATGAGGGGTGCATTTATCATCCACGATCCGGAAGAGCCCTTCGAATACGATCATGAAAGGGTCATCACTTTATCAGATCATTATCACGAAAATTATGAAGTAGTTACAAAAGAATTTCTCTCAAGATATAATCCGACCGGTGCTGAACCTATTCctcaaaatattctcttcaATAATACTATGAATGTAACGTTAGATTTTACACCTGGCGAAACATATCTGTTCAGGTTCTTGAACATGGGGCTGTTTGTATCCCAGTATATCATCCTTGAGGACCATGAAATGAGTATAGTAGAGGTGGACGGAGTTTACGTAAGGCCAAATGTCACTGATTCGATATACCTTTCAGCGGGGCAAAGAATGAGTGTGTTGATCAAAGCTAAGGATAAAATGCCCACAAGAAACTACGCTATGATGCAAATAATGGATGAAACAATGCTTGATGTTGTACCGCCCGAACTACAACTTAACCAAACTATCCAAATGAGGTATGGTCACTCGTTGCCTGAGGCACGTGCATTGAACATTGAAGATTGTGACT includes:
- the LAM5 gene encoding Lam5p (similar to YFL042C); protein product: MHLDNYNKILNHSAIRKKGEEGNYAERLVVMSDVDNWEPVSDNEDTTDSVKQLGPPFEHASNNDSTGDAEVESLQDVPLNTESNDAHKNLVVITNPNAADERSTEIKHDQSRTSSTSSFFSGMISSFKSNVQSPVSRSTTPTSPVSQPNIISHRREPSMGSKRRSSRRISNATIAEIGSPLQQVEKPEEVKTRLTPSQVKEDSYDHRRFVEERYMDTPYHYASEQRNRDFHETFKSVPKDDRLLDDFNCGLNRELLYQGKLYITETHLCFNSNVLGWIAKVLIAFEDITFMEKTSAAGLFPSAISIETKMGKTLFNGFISRDAAFGLMKEVWSRTLLQKDMASENLNTSREKPGNGKEIDDAINSIDEENNDKESNDYDTNDNDDENIYTNETTPKSKSSSLDKEKEKAYKLCGDSSYQYDGPLYHHSTSFPAEPMANNEFVLKELPFNCAPGILFEIMFNSEQNEFLLDFLRGQEGSQITAIPNFTSVDKSSMTLKREYSYEKALHFPAGPKSTTCYVAEVVKRKDPDTYYEVISSIRTPNVPSGGSFSTKTRYLIRWNDEITCLLRVSFWVEWTGSSWIKGMVENGCKNGQLEAAQLMERILSEFVNSNVEECQITVSKEEEKQESEEVEEKSKKIDLEQPREVFATNPAITEPQGLKVTTETWLFLYLIVILLLLLNLFYIRSIAVSLHQLVKLQLVELKL
- the FET5 gene encoding ferroxidase FET5 (Multicopper oxidase~similar to YFL041W), coding for MLLYSFVWSVLTASIAVAKTHKLNYTASWVKANPDGLHEKRMIGFNGEWPLPDIHVEKGDRVELYLTNGFQDDTATSLHFHGLFQNTSLGNQLQMDGPSMVTQCPIVPGQTYLYNFTVPEQVGTFWYHAHMGAQYGDGMRGAFIIHDPEEPFEYDHERVITLSDHYHENYEVVTKEFLSRYNPTGAEPIPQNILFNNTMNVTLDFTPGETYLFRFLNMGLFVSQYIILEDHEMSIVEVDGVYVRPNVTDSIYLSAGQRMSVLIKAKDKMPTRNYAMMQIMDETMLDVVPPELQLNQTIQMRYGHSLPEARALNIEDCDLDRATNDFYLEPLIERDLLSHYDHQIVMDVRMVNLGDGVKYAFFNNISYVTPRVPTLTTLLTSGRLASDSRIYGDNINAQLLKHNDIIEVVLNNYDSGRHPFHLHGHNFQIVQKSPGFHVGEGYDESEQDQMTVPYNESAPLQPFPERPMVRDTVVLEPSGHVVLRFRADNPGVWYFHCHVDWHLQQGLASVFIEAPTVLQEREKLNENYLDICKAASIPVAGNAAGHSNDWFDLKGLPRQPEPLPKGFTAEGYLALIVSTIIGIWGLYSIARYGIGEVIPNDEKVYHTLREILAESDIEVSRS
- the FMP32 gene encoding Fmp32p (assembly factor for cytochrome c oxidase~similar to YFL046W), which translates into the protein MLKRIVGLPTRRCFHRTSFLLGGGDFETVHIPNTNHFKDLLIENGKFQEDQATTIVEIMTDAIRGGVNHVSQDLAKREKLTQLSYQQRVDFAKLRDQLLSADRSEFHNIQNEYESVKNDLEKLRNKLREEITKTNAGFKLDLSLEKGRIREESSHHDLQIKEIDTKIEQEVTNMKMQIDSVKTQVMQWLIGVCTGTFALVLAYMRLLT
- the OTU1 gene encoding ubiquitin-specific protease OTU1 (Deubiquitylation enzyme that binds to the chaperone-ATPase Cdc48p~similar to YFL044C) — translated: MKLKVTGPGINQIVTLKQDATLNDLIDHIDIDVKTLRFGYPPQRINLQEEDTSLIQTQLDELGINSGEKITIEPSDSDESFSLPPPQPKPKRVLKSTEMSIGGSGEDVLSVHPVPDDNSCLFHAIAYGIFKQDNVRDLREMVSKEVLSNPIKFNDAILDKPNKEYAQWILRMESWGGAIEIGIISDALSVAIYVVDIDAVKIEKFNEDKFDSYILILFNGIHYDSLTMNEFKTVFDKKNQPESDDVLTAALQLASNLKQTGYSFNTHKAQIKCNTCQMTFVGEREVARHAESTGHVDFGQNK
- the SEC53 gene encoding phosphomannomutase SEC53 (Phosphomannomutase~similar to YFL045C) — translated: MSIAEFAYKEKPETLVLFDVDGTLTPARLTVSEEVRKTLAKLRNKCCIGFVGGSDLSKQLEQLGPNVLDEFDYSFSENGLTAYRLGKELASQSFINWLGEEKYNKLAVFILRYLSEIDLPKRRGTFLEFRNGMINVSPIGRNASTEERNEFERYDKEHQVRAKFVEALKKEFPDYGLTFSIGGQISFDVFPAGWDKTYCLQHVEKDGFKEIHFFGDKTMVGGNDYEIFVDERTIGHSVQSPNDTVKILTELFSL